The nucleotide window GTGGGCCTTTGCCTAACGGCCATTTTGGTTTTAAATATGTCTCAAACGCTGATGAGAAATACTTCATGTATACTGCTCATAATTCTGTTTATGGAAGGTACACGGTTAGTCCATCTGGATCAATTCAGGAtggttttgaaagaaataaagtgtTTGGTAATTGTATCGATGGGATTCCTGATGCGGGCTGCGTGAAACAGGTATTGCCCCAGTGCAGGACAGCTAAAAAATATTGGTTTGAGCTTAGACAAGTTTACATGTTTGGAGATAGCTTTAAAATTGAGGAGAATTATACCTTGAGCCTCTCTGATTgtaaggccaagtgtgagaacgATTGCTCGTGTGTTGCCTATGCTTCAGTTGATAGTAACGATGGGACTGGCTGCCAAATTTGGGGAAACAGTTCGAGTTTTGTGACAGCATCTAACAGTCTAGCCAGAGGTGTTTTCTTTCTTACAAGAAAAGGTAATTCTTGTTTCTTGAGACCAAAATTATTCAATAGACTAATAGACTTAGAAAAACTTGTTGATTCTTATCCTGCATCGAACAGACATGATGCAACAATATTGCAACTCATATTAGGATTGCTTTATTCAGCTCAAGATAAATCGTTTTGAAAGGGAACCACACTAATATCACCAATCATCATTGTCTCATTTGCTCGTCGTTCCAAAATTTACTAACACTAGAACCAAGCTATTTTGTTCCAATCATGATGCTGCAGGATTTAATATCTTTGATTCCATCTTCATTTCAAATATGGCTCGTGCAAATGAACAACCACTCCTTACAAAATCTTGATTTTGAGGCTATTGGAAATTTGGATTTTCTAGAGTACCAACCATTATGATAGCATCATAGTATATATATTCCAAGAAAAATTATGTTGAGTGTTTACAATTTTTTGACAGATGAGAAGCGAAAATGGTGGATATGGCTGACAATAGCAGTGCCAATATTGGTATTGGTTTTCGCTTTCTCCTTATGCTATCTGATACAAAGAAAACTCATAGCAAGAGGTGAGCAATACATTCACCCTAGCACTAGTCCACGATGATATACTTATTTGTCTCTGAAATCTTCTACTTTTGCAATGGACAACTAGGCAAAGCCAGAGAAGTAGAGAAAGTGTTATACGAGCTAGCAGGTCCTAACGCGATTCCTGGCCAGTACAACGACAAGAAGTTGAGGCATGATATACAAATTTTCAGCCTTGAAACTATACATGTGGCCACAAACAATTTCTGGTCTGCCAATAAGTTAGGCGAGGGCGGCTATGGACCCGTTTATAAGGTAACAAGTTAAGAAGAAGCTTTTTGGCTTAAGCTGATCATTTTTAGATTTGCTAACTAGTGGCCAAAATTACAGGGGATGTTGGTAGATGGGCAAGAGGTAGCCATAAAGAGACTTTCAACAAGTTCAGGACAAGGATTGGTTGAGTTCCAAAATGAGATTAAGCTGATTGCTAAACTCCAGCACACTAATCTTGTTAGGCTTTTAGGATGTTGTGTTGAAGGGGAAGAGAAGATATTAGTTTATGAATACATGATGAACAAAAGCTTAGATTTCTTCCTATTTGGTATGGATTTCCAATTTCATGCCCTATTTTTTGCTTAATAAACCTTACTGTTAGGGTTGACAATTTGAGCCTAAACCCATTTGACCCGCCCAAGATTTGGCTGGTCATTGACCTGCACATTTGTTGAACTCAGTCCATGTTGATCTAATCCATTTCAACTCATCTAAAATTGGgctgatttttagcccaaattgattCATGAATAACTTTGCTAAAATATCTTTTAAATAAACTTATTTTGTTTGATATATTATAcatgaccataacaaaagaaaataatacaTATTAATTAAAACTTGGTAAGAATTGGGCAGGTTGGGttatgacccaaattttagccCAACTTGACCCAACCCATCTCAGCCTAAGTTACTTTTGGGAGAGTCAATGACCTGCCCATTTATTGACTCGGTCCATTTTGACCCACCCAAAATCAGTCCAACGCTCCCATTTCACACCCCTACTTACTGTATATGAGTATATGATAACTAATAACCCGTTTCAATTTTGTATGAACAGATGCTAGCAGAAGAGATACACTAAAGTGGAATATCCGTTTGAACATTATTGAAGGAGTTGCTCAAGGAATACTTTATCTCCATAAGTATTCAAGGCTGAGGGTGATTCACAGAGATCTAAAAGCCAGCAATATTTTACTTGATGACAATATGAACCCCAAAATCTCAGATTTTGGTTTGGCCAGGATATTTGGAAAGCAAGAATTTGAAGCAAACACGGAACGAATTGTTGGTACCTAGTAAGTCCGTAATATATACTATAATTATCTAACAATGGAGCGAATTCATTTCTTATGTACTAAGTTGCTTTGTTTTCAGTGGCTACATGTCTCCAGAATATGCCATGAATGGCATTGTATCAATGAAGGCAGATGTATTCAGTTTTGGAGTGCTAGTACTCGAGATTTTGaatggcaaaagaaacaacagcTGCTATCACTTGGAACGCCCACTAAACCTCATAGGATATGTAAGTTTCTCTCATTAAAAATCAATAATGTAGCACGATCCAGAGACAGATGGAGGGTACTCAATTGAAAAATCACTAAACTTTCAACGGATTTTAAAACTCAAAACCCATAATTCCAGAGTACAATGACTCCAGTGCTAAAAACTTAAAATGTACAACTTGTCAAGTTTACATTGTGGATCCGCCTCTGGCATGATCAGAATGTAAACTTGACAAGCTGAACAAgctttggcgtaactggtaaaattgCTGCCATGTGACCTGAAGGTTACAGGTTCGAGTTGTAAAAgcagtctcttgcagaaatgcaaggtatGGTTGTGTTCAGTAGACCCTTATGGTCCAGCCCTTCCCCGGACGCCGCACATTGTGGGAGCTTACTGCTTAGTGCACCGGATTATCCATCCACCTCCGGCATAGTGGCATGATCACTCCCGACAGTGAAACTTGATACTTTGCTATATCAAATTGTCTCAGGCATGGGAGCTGTGGAAAACAGGCAGAGTATTTGAAGAACTAACGGATCCAATGTTGTCGAATGAATCAACACCAATAAACGAGGTAATGAGATGCATTCATGTAGGATTACTGTGTGTTCAAGCCAACCCTATGGACAGGCCATCCATGTCAAATGTGGTTACGATGCTCACAAGTGAAAGCTCGCAACTACCCATTCCCAAGCAACCAGCATTCTTCATTGAGACGCCTAGAGCAGAGACTGAAATTCGTGAACAACTTGTAAATTGTTCCACAAATGAGTTAACAATTTCAGATATGATCGCTAGATGACTTGTATCCCTCAAAATTGTCAATTTTATCAAGATTGAACTTGTTAGATTCGTTGCTAGCTGCATCAAGGGATGATGATTTGATTTTGTTTGTTTACTCTTCTTTAGCTAATATTGTTACTACTTATTAGGCTACACAGTACCTCTTTATAACAACATCGCTATATAACAATCATTCACTGTAAAAGCCAAGTTTTTTATGGAACCAATTTTCATAATATGTTTGTTAtattatatgttctctataacaacacttcgctATAACAGCCAAAAATCCGGAACAAATGAGGTTGTTATAAAGAAGTTTAACTGAATTTTAATTGCGGGTTGATATTAGGCTATATAGATGATATTTACAGCTTAATATTACcatgctttattgttgttttataggcgaattgataacaaaatgctctaattggtGTTCTTCTGCTTCGCAGGGAATAATCTAAGTAAGGAAGCACCACAGAATGTTTTGGAGgcaataatgtgaagaaaacgcCCAATCAAGAAGTACCCGGGCACAAAGAAACAAAAATGGACTGAGTGAAATTCACCGCGACTGCGGTGGAACCGCGACAGATCAAGTAATCGAGGCAGAATGTTCAGCGTTCATCGCGGTCCTGCCGCGACCGCGGTGAACTGTTCACGCGCCAGAAAGTTTGGGGACCAAAGTGTAATTCGGGGAAAACTTGTTCCAAACCCTTTTAAACTTTAGAAGCTCGCCCAAGACAAAAAAAAAGGCTGGTTTTTAGActactttggaggcaagaacaagtgtgagaacaACAATCAAACATTAGGGTTCTTCTATCTTCTCTTTTTTATTGCAATTACCCATTATGAATAATTTAGTAATTTTATCTTGTTTTGTTATGAGTAACTTATTtcttagtctagggttttgatggaacctattgaaggatgaacttcttgttatgttaatatagtttgcccagtttaatctctatttgttcagcTATgtgcttgttgtagttaattgacaggatcctcaattagttgtgcctatttagtgtgcatatcTTGGGAGAGAATACATATCTAGGTAATTATTGAACACCACCACTctcaaagtatatgagggatcaataaccgagggtttaaaggcgggattagggataacgaagtcttgggtgcaatctaaagtgagctgtaataaatAAAGCTAGCTAGCGTAACTTGGGAGAGTGCAtttagtaaattgtcgtgattactcgggagagatttacggtaataagagtgctcatgattgatagagactaTTTGGTGaatctatgtgaaacataaccggaagggattccatcaacatgggaaatcataaccttagagccttctcttaattatttacaacttaatcatagcTAGTTTTCAATTACTTATTTACTTTCATTTGTAGTTAGTAGAAATATCATCAAATGTTATTCACAATGTTTGGGAAGTTGATTCCGTGGAAATTAGTAAGTCTAACAAGAGTAATTGATaagttaattccttgtgggttcgactcttggctaaatactcaggttatatttgcaacgtccgagtatcctttttataaggcatagttgggcgtgatcaaattttggtgccgttgtcggggaattaacggtgttatcaattacaattgaaagaagtacaaaaactcttagtgtagtcaattttctctatacccaatctttacattgaaattttaacgtttgttgacttggttgtacaagtgcatgcctagaaactcatcgagaactggtgaagtatttgaagcattatcagatttcgagaaagttttcaaggccttgaatcgggccaaccggaaaagcaaacaacaacaaacaactgaACAATTCGAATCAGACATGGGGGATCACATAGTAGAGCCAGCTACGCTGGTAGAGctagtggcacctcttgtgccaaaGGCTGCGCtttatgactgggcacaacccacaactGAAAATCTGGCCACAACGATTTTAGTCCCGCAGATACAGGCTGAATCATTCGAAATCACgaacaacatgctgcacttgttgcaaaacaagggactattttcggggtcacaagtcgaagatcctcaacaacacttgaagaatttcctgtcaatctgcaaaactcaaaggcaGCCCAACGTAACTCAGGAAGCAATCAAGTTGTTATTGTTTCCGTTCTCAGTGACAAGAGCTGCCCAGAcctggctaaactcactccccattaattccataacaacttgggaggagttagtcaagcaattcgtgaacaagttccacccacccaacaagactgctcaacaaattgatgaaattttgagtttcaaacaGAGACCAATAGAGACACTACATGAAACATGGGAACGATTCAAAGGGATGCTGATTATATGTCCgcaccatggtattccagatctGATGTTGGGGCCGCGTTTTACATGGGATTGTCAGATAGCGTGAAGggcaatgttgatgcttcagctggtagagcatttttgagcaaaacatggagaaGGCCAGAGTCTTCTTGACAAGATGAcacagaattcgggatggacaaccaggaatgcacctatcactctaGTGATTCACTAAGTGCCCTTAGATCCATCAAACTctatggctgaaaatatggccaccttattgacacagatgagtatactcaccaaaaaggtggaagagtcagggcagaagcaACAGGTACACATCGTAGATACTACCAATGAAGGcttgtgcacatcttgcattagtcaacCAATTGGTaactgataagtagggattttaacgagtttcatgctccttcttgcctatgctttgattacaaatcgttacaaaatagtcccaaaaggcttataagttgtgcttgattgtatgtttgatcgacaaagtgacgaaatgttaaagatcggctcaaaaggagtgaaacctgctcaagtatcaaagacaaagtaaactgagggcaaacaggcctagtgcggacccacaaagtcgaatgcggccgcactaggtgattcagagagatggcaaaACCAGGCTTCAGGCAACGCGGCCACAGTCCAcattgcgcggtccgcggtgaaggttcCGTGGCTGCactacctttttgtgcggtccgcggaagagagattcagagagatgacaaAAACCAAGCTTCAGGAAACACGGCCGCAGTACACATTGCGCGGTCCACGATGAAAGTTCCGCGACCGCactacctttttgtgcggtccgcggaagagaTATTCTgagagatggaaaatgccaatgcggtccgcgttCATGGTTGTGCGGACCGCGACAGCTACCTCCGCGGCTGCGGTCCATTCTATGCGGACAGCAGAGCCCAAGtcagagagcccagaattgaagtccaagagcttaGCGCGGCCGtggtccattttatgcggcccgcgctGACCCCGTAgtggtatttttgtccagtttttccagcctagtataaatagaacattttactatttttaggtcatcagatatatccagaacttagctgcgctcgtgggaacttcatctgtagccatttttggcatcttacaaattaacgatagattcttgtattttaatttagcatttaattaatatgccttgttcttaatctatttctctattttctccttcaagcatgagtagctaaacccattagctagggttgtggctcaaccctagtgtgggtaattgatgggtgttcccatctattgttagattgactatgggtgtttgttatttgggtcaattttatggtttaatctatgaattggtggttgcaaacactggtttgtgctaagttaagttgtctcttcttgagaaagagagcctaagtctccaaaattgacccaacacggaattgggatggactcaagagaattgatagtcccaattaaagggttaagcctcgagagagtaattacccaacttgaaccctagttgcttgagctaatttgcctacccatttggtctcaagagagtcaattgggcaaaatcactctctctaccgagaggtgtgagagtgagtaaaattgtgcaacggttatagcataagccccaattatgtcaatcgaaccttagtaacatctactcgtcaattagccacctaggtaatgtcatgaccctagtgcccttcttcccatttgatacaacttagcaattatctcgtagcataatctagtttcaattaatagtttgataatagtagtttataatcaaaaacccaaaaatgtatggaagtgacattaggaacaaatacacaactctagtctagatagatactcgactccattcctaacttcttgtggaaatcgatcccgacccttatatcgggtaaaagctattgcgaccctttCTTCCTaccttttagtagtgtggagttggcagcgatcactttttggcaccatTGCTGGGGAGctaatggttttggctatctatttagttagttttatgtattgttcttctttccttctttgttacttacttgtttgtgtcattactcaggtaccaacatggctttaaacaacgctaatgatcctcttggaaacgtgatagcgagggaggaggtagatgatcttaagcaagatgaggtgcctcttgcacctcaaggtcaacggagaggccgaaataccaatgctaatccaaatgacaatattccagacctcccccggttcctccaagagtggctcccagagtattacCGAACCAGGGCTACGCAAGTGCTATTATCCCACACCGAATCCGGGCGGgaaactttcagataaccaatgtgatgttgaccttacttgagcagcgtgggtacttcacgagcgctgcaaatcaaaatgcttacaaacatctcaagaggttcgtagatacatgttgggggagcaaacagacgaatgtgtccgaggatgcgttgagattgagacttttcccgttctcacttcggggaaaggcattggattggctcgagagacttcccaaccattacatcacaacttgggatgagttagcggataagttcattgccaaattcttctcttctAGTCATATGGCGacacttcgagatgaaatattagccttcaagcaatAGCCAACgaaacctttgcatgagatttgggatcggtatagaacgatggtgaatgagtgcccaaataatgatatgaccgaggccatgatccaacaaaccttctaccggggcataaatactacaaatcaatgcattgttaaccaattggccgggggcaattttatgaaactttcttatgaGGAgtcatgtgatgtacttgatgaaatgacagacacttcttcagcatggtagagtagagcaaatgtgcctcaaggtgaccctacggttatccatttgcacaaggaattacatgatcacgggcaagcGATAACTGAACTTACCACTACAATaaatcaattggctaaggcacagttgcaacaagttcagaatcctcgccaagtgaatgccatggagggtgttaatatgcttgtcaacaagagaaggcaaaggaggcaacaaaatcaaggaaattctgagcaatttgttgatgaatatgatgggtgtcaaaatgatggttatgatgaacaacgtgaagaggtacaatatgtaaacaactatcaaggcaatagaggcaactcttcaaacaaacaatggcgaccccaaggaaattggggcaatcaacaacaaagtggtggcaattggaacaacaatcaaaacaacaattggggtaatcagaacaacaaccaaggcaactagaatgaaaataacaacaactggggcaacaacaacaatcaaggcgggtggaacaacaatggaaaccaaggcaaccgggggcaaggctttcaaaggctcccaatgtaccaacaaccgaacaatccacccctttcccttctcaaggtcctagttcttctggtaatgatttgggtagaattgaaatgatgttcgagcagatgatgaagaggaatgcggattcggatgcacagttagcttctcacaactCCTTTATCcaaaacttggaggtgcaattaggccaaatctctcagtcattgaatactcgcccgaatggtgctctaccaagtgatacgataGTGAACCTGAAGGGTGGAAAtaacaatcatgtgatggcggttacaacaaaaagtgggagaggcggtgatgtgaatgcctcaaagcaaaaacaagttgtggatgaagatgttgagttgcgggatgatgatgtaccttgatt belongs to Nicotiana tabacum cultivar K326 chromosome 6, ASM71507v2, whole genome shotgun sequence and includes:
- the LOC107774747 gene encoding G-type lectin S-receptor-like serine/threonine-protein kinase CES101 isoform X2, which gives rise to MATYKILIVIFILVLFCHFSRADLAEISKEQNLTDYQQLFSESRLFKMQFFSPGKSRNRYLGIFARPSPDMYSDVIEGGDEKAVWIANRDDPLTDTSASLMIDRDGRLMISHSEGTVILLSATPTAATNLTAILLDNGNFVLRDLYFNGSGHRTLWQSFDYPTDTLLPGMKLGINLRTGHNWSLTSWATEQAPASGSFTFGLDPNGTNQLIILWMGKVYWKSGPLPNGHFGFKYVSNADEKYFMYTAHNSVYGRYTVSPSGSIQDGFERNKVFGNCIDGIPDAGCVKQVLPQCRTAKKYWFELRQVYMFGDSFKIEENYTLSLSDCKAKCENDCSCVAYASVDSNDGTGCQIWGNSSSFVTASNSLARGVFFLTRKDEKRKWWIWLTIAVPILVLVFAFSLCYLIQRKLIARGKAREVEKVLYELAGPNAIPGQYNDKKLRHDIQIFSLETIHVATNNFWSANKLGEGGYGPVYKGMLVDGQEVAIKRLSTSSGQGLVEFQNEIKLIAKLQHTNLVRLLGCCVEGEEKILVYEYMMNKSLDFFLFDASRRDTLKWNIRLNIIEGVAQGILYLHKYSRLRVIHRDLKASNILLDDNMNPKISDFGLARIFGKQEFEANTERIVGTYGYMSPEYAMNGIVSMKADVFSFGVLVLEILNGKRNNSCYHLERPLNLIGYVTGSSCKSSLLQKCKVWLCSVDPYGPALPRTPHIVGAYCLVHRIIHPPPA
- the LOC107774747 gene encoding G-type lectin S-receptor-like serine/threonine-protein kinase CES101 isoform X3, whose translation is MATYKILIVIFILVLFCHFSRADLAEISKEQNLTDYQQLFSESRLFKMQFFSPGKSRNRYLGIFARPSPDMYSDVIEGGDEKAVWIANRDDPLTDTSASLMIDRDGRLMISHSEGTVILLSATPTAATNLTAILLDNGNFVLRDLYFNGSGHRTLWQSFDYPTDTLLPGMKLGINLRTGHNWSLTSWATEQAPASGSFTFGLDPNGTNQLIILWMGKVYWKSGPLPNGHFGFKYVSNADEKYFMYTAHNSVYGRYTVSPSGSIQDGFERNKVFGNCIDGIPDAGCVKQVLPQCRTAKKYWFELRQVYMFGDSFKIEENYTLSLSDCKAKCENDCSCVAYASVDSNDGTGCQIWGNSSSFVTASNSLARGVFFLTRKDEKRKWWIWLTIAVPILVLVFAFSLCYLIQRKLIARGKAREVEKVLYELAGPNAIPGQYNDKKLRHDIQIFSLETIHVATNNFWSANKLGEGGYGPVYKGMLVDGQEVAIKRLSTSSGQGLVEFQNEIKLIAKLQHTNLVRLLGCCVEGEEKILVYEYMMNKSLDFFLFDASRRDTLKWNIRLNIIEGVAQGILYLHKYSRLRVIHRDLKASNILLDDNMNPKISDFGLARIFGKQEFEANTERIVGTYGYMSPEYAMNGIVSMKADVFSFGVLVLEILNGKRNNSCYHLERPLNLIGYKCKVWLCSVDPYGPALPRTPHIVGAYCLVHRIIHPPPA
- the LOC107774747 gene encoding G-type lectin S-receptor-like serine/threonine-protein kinase CES101 isoform X1, with amino-acid sequence MATYKILIVIFILVLFCHFSRADLAEISKEQNLTDYQQLFSESRLFKMQFFSPGKSRNRYLGIFARPSPDMYSDVIEGGDEKAVWIANRDDPLTDTSASLMIDRDGRLMISHSEGTVILLSATPTAATNLTAILLDNGNFVLRDLYFNGSGHRTLWQSFDYPTDTLLPGMKLGINLRTGHNWSLTSWATEQAPASGSFTFGLDPNGTNQLIILWMGKVYWKSGPLPNGHFGFKYVSNADEKYFMYTAHNSVYGRYTVSPSGSIQDGFERNKVFGNCIDGIPDAGCVKQVLPQCRTAKKYWFELRQVYMFGDSFKIEENYTLSLSDCKAKCENDCSCVAYASVDSNDGTGCQIWGNSSSFVTASNSLARGVFFLTRKDEKRKWWIWLTIAVPILVLVFAFSLCYLIQRKLIARGKAREVEKVLYELAGPNAIPGQYNDKKLRHDIQIFSLETIHVATNNFWSANKLGEGGYGPVYKGMLVDGQEVAIKRLSTSSGQGLVEFQNEIKLIAKLQHTNLVRLLGCCVEGEEKILVYEYMMNKSLDFFLFDASRRDTLKWNIRLNIIEGVAQGILYLHKYSRLRVIHRDLKASNILLDDNMNPKISDFGLARIFGKQEFEANTERIVGTYGYMSPEYAMNGIVSMKADVFSFGVLVLEILNGKRNNSCYHLERPLNLIGYAWELWKTGRVFEELTDPMLSNESTPINEVMRCIHVGLLCVQANPMDRPSMSNVVTMLTSESSQLPIPKQPAFFIETPRAETEIREQLVNCSTNELTISDMIAR
- the LOC107774747 gene encoding G-type lectin S-receptor-like serine/threonine-protein kinase CES101 isoform X4, with the translated sequence MATYKILIVIFILVLFCHFSRADLAEISKEQNLTDYQQLFSESRLFKMQFFSPGKSRNRYLGIFARPSPDMYSDVIEGGDEKAVWIANRDDPLTDTSASLMIDRDGRLMISHSEGTVILLSATPTAATNLTAILLDNGNFVLRDLYFNGSGHRTLWQSFDYPTDTLLPGMKLGINLRTGHNWSLTSWATEQAPASGSFTFGLDPNGTNQLIILWMGKVYWKSGPLPNGHFGFKYVSNADEKYFMYTAHNSVYGRYTVSPSGSIQDGFERNKVFGNCIDGIPDAGCVKQVLPQCRTAKKYWFELRQVYMFGDSFKIEENYTLSLSDCKAKCENDCSCVAYASVDSNDGTGCQIWGNSSSFVTASNSLARGVFFLTRKDEKRKWWIWLTIAVPILVLVFAFSLCYLIQRKLIARGKAREVEKVLYELAGPNAIPGQYNDKKLRHDIQIFSLETIHVATNNFWSANKLGEGGYGPVYKGMLVDGQEVAIKRLSTSSGQGLVEFQNEIKLIAKLQHTNLVRLLGCCVEGEEKILVYEYMMNKSLDFFLFDASRRDTLKWNIRLNIIEGVAQGILYLHKYSRLRVIHRDLKASNILLDDNMNPKISDFGLARIFGKQEFEANTERIVGTYGYMSPEYAMNGIVSMKADVFSFGVLVLEILNGKRNNSCYHLERPLNLIGYAWELWKTGRVFEELTDPMLSNESTPINEGII